DNA sequence from the Carboxydothermus pertinax genome:
CTTTGTTTGAAACTACGGAGGAATTGGGTATCTTTTTGGAAAAAATAACAAGGGCCCGGGAAAATTTTACTTCCAAACTTGAATCTATCATCGGCTTAAAATAACAACCCCTCTGGGGGTTGTTTTTATTTTGCTTTAATACTTTTCAATTATACTTTAGATATGTTATACTTTTACTAATAATTTTTAATTTTATGAATCTTCGGAGGTGTTCCTATGCCAATTCACATTGATTTAGACCTTTGCGACCAAAATGAAGATTGCCCCGCCGCTACTTACTGCTTGTACGGCGCCCTTTACTTTGACCACGCGGAGCACAAGCTAAAGTACGACCGGGAAAAGTGCCAAAACTGCGGCACTTGCGTAAATCACTGTGGACCCGGTGCGTTATACTATGCAAAAGATGATGATGAATTAAAAATGCTGGTTGAAGAGCTAAACAAACTAAAAGAAATTTAGGGCGGGGTCATCCCCGCCCTTTTAGCTTAAAATAGTTGTAATTGCTCAAAATCTTCTATTTCCTTATTTTGCTTTAATGCAAAATACAAATCCCGCACCGCCTTAAAATCTTCCCAAGTCGGCCGTTTTTTCGCGGGATCCCTAAGGAGCGCCGCCGGATGATAGGTAGGCATTATTTTTATGTCACCTTTTTCATGCCAGAGGCCGCGAATTTTTGTAATTCTTACTTCTGGTCCAATTAAAGCTTGGGCTGCTGTAGCCCCAAGGCAAACAATAATTTTAGGTTTAATTAACTCAATTTGCCGGTCTAAAAACTGCCGACAGGCAGCCACTTCATCTTTAGTCGGCACGCGGTTATTGGGAGGACGACATTTTACCACATTGCCAATATAAACTTCCTCCCGGGAAATCCCCGCGGCTTCCAATATTTTGTTTAAAAGTTCCCCGGCTGCCCCTACAAACGGCCTCCCCTGCCGATCTTCTTCGGCTCCGGGTCCTTCGCCTACCAGCATTAAAAGAG
Encoded proteins:
- a CDS encoding 4Fe-4S dicluster domain-containing protein, with the translated sequence MPIHIDLDLCDQNEDCPAATYCLYGALYFDHAEHKLKYDREKCQNCGTCVNHCGPGALYYAKDDDELKMLVEELNKLKEI
- a CDS encoding uracil-DNA glycosylase produces the protein MGKLLTLYEEALACQRCNLRAHAQRVVFGEGNENALLMLVGEGPGAEEDRQGRPFVGAAGELLNKILEAAGISREEVYIGNVVKCRPPNNRVPTKDEVAACRQFLDRQIELIKPKIIVCLGATAAQALIGPEVRITKIRGLWHEKGDIKIMPTYHPAALLRDPAKKRPTWEDFKAVRDLYFALKQNKEIEDFEQLQLF